The following coding sequences lie in one Zingiber officinale cultivar Zhangliang chromosome 2B, Zo_v1.1, whole genome shotgun sequence genomic window:
- the LOC122049248 gene encoding transcription factor MafA-like produces MEGGPNTTDKGFFSDMMRYGRYRPPPPPPPPYYSSASGAYPPYGYYPPHPAPSYGYGGSSSIGSMAAGGAVAAAAAYGVHHLLSHDHHHHHGSHHHHHGSHHHHHHHPGHGMFHSHHHGMLHHHHGHGHGHG; encoded by the exons ATGGAAGGCGGACCGAATACCACTGACAAAGGTTTCTTCTCCGACATGATGCGTTACGGTAGGTATCGGCCTCCACCGCCGCCACCGCCGCCATACTACTCCTCTGCTTCCGGAGCTTATCCGCCCTATGGCTACTACCCTCCTCACCCTGCGCCGTCTTACG GATATGGTGGTTCCTCTTCTATCGGATCAATGGCTGCTGGGGGAGCGGTGGCGGCTGCTGCTGCTTACGGAGTTCATCACCTTCTCTCCCACGACCACCATCATCATCATGGaagtcatcatcatcatcatggaagtcaccaccaccaccaccaccatccAGGGCACGGCATGTTCCACAGCCACCACCATGGCATGTTGCATCACCACCACGGCCACGGCCACGGCCACGGTTAA